One genomic segment of Drosophila melanogaster chromosome 3L includes these proteins:
- the msl-3 gene encoding male-specific lethal 3, with amino-acid sequence MTELRDETPLFHKGEIVLCYEPDKSKARVLYTSKVLNVFERRNEHGLRFYEYKIHFQGWRPSYDRCVRATVLLKDTEENRQLQRELAEAAKLQIRGDYSYKGTPDKPSAKKKRGGKAAHVEEPIVVPMDTGHLEAEHEMAPTPRAAGNRTRDNSGGKRKEKPPSGDGRLKGNRGRQTETFYNNAINDVSVYNHVPQEDRIMMRVSERLRELIEYDRNMIKVLGKQHALPARVPIVTIMENFVKQQAVELAISIKQDSSRARNTQSRNARMEREYDRVMSTVCMLKEVVDGLRIYFEFHVDDHLLYTEEKEYVHNYLTDDNMRNCSLILNKSYEYINPSGDTELIGLDGTPVVEGSGDTNGQIGVINIGGPEYEKQLQKCLLYIVTASGKNTAQAYERTSPYTAAYKLPVEMRGFLNETFKWRLLSAESPPEKSMVFGAPHLVRLMIKMPMFLNASPISNKKLEDLLPHLDAFINYLENHREWFDRENFVNSTALPQEDLQRELLDSLDGIAA; translated from the exons ATGACGGAGCTAAGGGACGAGACACCGCTCTTTCACAAGGGCGAGATAGTCCTTTGCTACGAGCCGGATAAATCGAAGGCCCGTGTTCTTTACACCAGCAAG GTGCTAAACGTCTTTGAGCGCCGGAACGAGCATGGCCTGAGGTTCTACGAGTACAAGATTCACTTCCAGGGCTGGCGTCCATCCTACGATCGCTGTGTGCGCGCCACCGTTCTATTGAAAGACACCGAGGAGAATCGCCAGTTGCAAAGGGAGCTGGCCGAAGCTGCCAAGCTGCAAAT TCGTGGTGACTACTCCTACAAGGGCACACCCGATAAGCCATCGGCCAAGAAGAAACGCGGCGGAAAAGCGGCCCACGTTGAGGAGCCAATAGTGGTTCCAATGGACACGGGACATCTTGAGGCGGAGCACGAAATGGCGCCCACTCCACGAGCAGCGGGCAACCGGACGCGGGACAACAGCGGTGGCAAGCGAAAGGAAAAACCCCCGTCCGGAGATGGCCGATTAAAGGGAAACCGGGGCAGACAAACAGAGACCTTTTATAACAATGCCATAAATGATGTATCGGTCTATAACCATGTGCCACAGGAGGATCGCATTATGATGCGAGTCAGCGAGCGATTGCGAGAGCTTATAGAGTACGATCGGAATATGATCAAGGTACTAGGCAAACAGCACGCACTGCCCGCCCGCGTGCCCATCGTGACCATCATGGAAAACTTCGTCAAGCAGCAGGCCGTGGAGCTAGCCATTAGCATTAAACAGGACAGCTCGAGGGCCAGGAACACGCAGAGTCGCAATGCCAGAATGGAGCGGGAATACGATCGCGTTATGTCCAC TGTCTGCATGCTGAAGGAGGTGGTAGACGGATTGCGTATCTACTTTGAGTTCCACGTGGATGACCACTTGCTGTATACGGAGGAGAAGGAGTATGTCCACAACTACCTCACAGACGACAACATGCGCAACTGCAGCCTAATATTGAACAAGTCGTACGAGTATATCAATCCCAGCGGTGACACGGAACTGATCGGTCTGGACGGCACGCCAGTGGTAGAAGGGTCGGGCGACACCAATGGACAGATCGGAGTTATTAATATCGGCGGTCCGGAGTACGAGAAGCAGTTGcaaaaatgcctgctctacatTGTTACCGCCAGCGGGAAAAACACTGCGCAGGCCTATGAGAGGACTTCCCCATATACGGCTGCCTACAAACTGCCCGTGGAGATGCGTGGATTTCTGAACGAAACATTCAAGTGGCGGCTTTTGTCAGCGGAATCGCCGCCAGAAAAGTCCATGGTCTTTGGCGCTCCCCACCTGGTTAGGCTAATGA TTAAAATGCCCATGTTCTTAAACGCATCGCCGATCAGCAACAAGAAGCTAGAAGATCTACTTCCCCACCTCGACGCCTTCATCAA CTACTTGGAGAACCACAGGGAGTGGTTCGACAGGGAAAACTTTGTTAACTCCACTGCCCTGCCCCAGGAAGATCTGCAGCGGGAGCTGTTGGACTCCCTGGATGGGATTGCTGCTTAG